The window CAGCGTCCACCGAGCTTCACGAAACAGCACAGACTCCTCAGGCCGCACCACACTCACAAAGCAACGAAAAGCACCGCCTGAATTGCGCGCTTCCATGAGCACATTGGAGACACGCTCTTGGAAATCGCCAAAGTTATCAGCCCCCAGGCTGAAGGAGACTCGATCCCCTTGATACTGGCGATTCAAATATGTGTAGCGGTAGCTGGCCACCGCTTCGTTCATCAGCGTGTCACGGGTGGAGCCCGAGCTGCGCCGCTCCATGTGATCACGCAAAGTACTGCTTTCTAGAATACAAGGCACCTCCACCCACGCCCGGGCCTGGTACCAGTCCCACAACATACCCCCATAAAAAACCCCCACTGCCAGGCCCGCCAAAATGAAAGGCAGCCCCAGAAACATCAGGAAGGCATTGCCAGCAGCTTTGGGACGTAAGGCCATAGGGAGATGAAGATGAAATCTGAAGGTGGTCAGCCTTCTCCTGTTAAGTGGGTGATGTTATTGGAGATGGGGAAAGAATGGCGATTGTAATTTTCGACTCTTCTTCCACTCCGATCAAAGGGCACCGTTCTCAGAGAGAGGACTCATACCGAGGAGATGATGACCTCGACGAATTCCCAACTGTGGTTTACACCCTGCTCTGTATTCCCCTTTCCTGCGCATGCCTCCCCCTGCTTTTCATGCTTTTGGCCCCAGCCATCTCACCGTTCTCGGTCTTTGCCTAGTGGCCCTCATTGTATTGACCTGCCTGCGGCGATTTCACCCACCTAGCGCCACATTGGCTGAACGTCTCCTGGGCATCCTCCTGCTACTGAATTGGCCTGGGACTGCCTATTTCCACTGGCAGGCCGGGACTCTGCTTTGGGATACCGGACTACCTTTGCATTTCTGTGATGTCGCCGGCATTGCTGGTGGCATTGCCCTTCTCACTCACAACCGATTAGCCGCCGAAATCGTGTATTTCTTTGGCCTTGCAGGCACCTTGCAGGGCCTCATCACGCCCAATCTCAAAGTGGATTTTCCCGAACCTCGATTCATCGTTTTCTTTTTCTTACACGGCGGCGTGGTAGTCACAGCATTGCACATGGTCACATCCCTGCGCTGCTCCCCTCGTGCTTGGGCAGTGCCCCGCATGGTTGGCCTCACCTTGTTTTATGCGCTCATCGTGGGCGTGATCAATGCGACCTTAAACAGTAATTTTGCTTTTCTATGCCACAAGCCAGAACAGGCGAGCCTGATGGATGTGCTCGGCCCCTGGCCGTGGTACATCGGCAGCCTCGTACTATTGTGTGCGGTTTTTTACAGCCTCCTTTACGCACCCTTTTTTGTAACCCGGAAGCTGAGAGCAAAAAAAATTGCGTGACCTAGGGCGTGACATTGCCTGTTGCCTCCCCCCGGCCAGCGTGGTAGCAACCACGCCCAATTCCAACCCCTTATCTGAACCCAGGCGCATGAAAGCCCAACAAATCCTCCAGGCCATCGGACCCGAACTCCGCCAGCAGATCCTCACCTATCTGCAATCCGACGAGCGCCCGGCCTACCGTGCCGTCATCCAGTCCCTGACTCAGGCCCGCAAGCTGCGCCCTCAGTTCATCCTGGAAAAATCCCGCGCCCAGCAGGCCGAGTGGCTGCTGAGCCAGCTCTACATGAAGACCAACGACCCAGTCGCCGAGCAGATCCTGCAAATCTGGCTGCTGAAGTCCCAGGGCGCCATGCTCATCACCTTCCTGGATGCCGTTGGCATCCAGCACGATGGCAAAGGCCAAGTGGATGAACTGCCGGAAGAAATCTCCGAGGAAAAAGCCACCGAAGGCATCCATGCTCTCCTGGCCGTTTACCCACCGCAGCAGGTGGCCCTTTATCTTCACATGTTCCAGCTTCAGCGCACCGAAGGCTGGGCTGGCCTAACGGCTGCCATGGAGAAGACCGAAGCCATCAAACTGGCCTAACCGCTTCTGTGTTAATCATCACGGCCCTTCAGTCCTGAAGGGCCGTTTTTTTATGCCTCGTTGGATCTACCCAATCGAGCCTCTCTCTACGGAGACTCTGCCTCATTCTCTTCAGGGAAACGCTCCACGAAGCGCATAGCGTAGTCAATGAATCGCAGAGGAACATCATCCGTAGGACCGTTACGGTTTTTGGCCAGAATCAGCACGGCCTGGCCTTTTTTACGCTCCTCCTCTTCCTCGGTGCCCACTTCCATCTTGCCCCCGGCATAGTCTTCACGACTGAGCAGGCCCACCATGTCGGCATCCTGCTCGATGGAGCCGGACTCACGAAGGTCTGAAAGCACTGGGCGCTGCCCTTTACGGGACTCTACCGCACGGTTGAGCTGGGCCAAGACGATGATGGGAACATTCAGCTCTTTGGCGATGCCTTTGATCCCGGCGGAGATTTCGGCAATTTCGATCTGGCGGTTATCCTGAGCTCGTCGGCTGCTCGAAGTCATGAGCTGTAGATAGTCAATCATGATCATCTGGATGTTGTGCTGCTTCTTCATGCGGCGTGCCTTCGCGCGCATTTCCAGCACATCCAGACCGGGCGTGTCATCAATTAAGATGTTGGCCTTCTGCAGTTCACGAGTCGCCTTGGTCAGTGCATCCATTTGTGCGCGAGACATAAGACCCCGCGAGAGATCCTGCATGGAAAGCTGTGCACGGGAGACCAGGAGACGACGCACCAGCATGGTCGCACTCATTTCCAGACTGAAAACTGCGCAGGCCTTGTCACAGTCCACCGCCACATGTTCCACCAGGTTCATGGCCAGGGAGGTCTTACCCATGGAAGGACGGGCTGCGATAACGAACATTTCTCCCCCTTGCAGGCCGCTGCTCATCTGGTCCAGCTTGCTGTAGCCAGTGGAAAGCCCGCGCAACTGTCCTGGGTGCTCTAGCATGTATTGAATGGAGTCGATCGCCTCCGCCACATGAGCGGACAGAGACTTTACGCCGTCG of the Prosthecobacter dejongeii genome contains:
- a CDS encoding YwaF family protein yields the protein MPPPAFHAFGPSHLTVLGLCLVALIVLTCLRRFHPPSATLAERLLGILLLLNWPGTAYFHWQAGTLLWDTGLPLHFCDVAGIAGGIALLTHNRLAAEIVYFFGLAGTLQGLITPNLKVDFPEPRFIVFFFLHGGVVVTALHMVTSLRCSPRAWAVPRMVGLTLFYALIVGVINATLNSNFAFLCHKPEQASLMDVLGPWPWYIGSLVLLCAVFYSLLYAPFFVTRKLRAKKIA
- the dnaB gene encoding replicative DNA helicase, with the translated sequence MAESVSNLVQAAAAPGEIPDKAAAKPQANPFGRKRNEIPTAEELLANINRALPFSDEAEKGVISSLLQDPNERLSESRVTLPAAAFYHEANRTVYEMLLSFYDKNLPVDPVMVTNALRDQGLLDRVGGPAMITELFSFVPVPSHYSYYKKIVQDKHVLRQMIHACSLNIEASYEHGKNDLEADINTLIDHSEQRVLAVREATNGKSDGVKSLSAHVAEAIDSIQYMLEHPGQLRGLSTGYSKLDQMSSGLQGGEMFVIAARPSMGKTSLAMNLVEHVAVDCDKACAVFSLEMSATMLVRRLLVSRAQLSMQDLSRGLMSRAQMDALTKATRELQKANILIDDTPGLDVLEMRAKARRMKKQHNIQMIMIDYLQLMTSSSRRAQDNRQIEIAEISAGIKGIAKELNVPIIVLAQLNRAVESRKGQRPVLSDLRESGSIEQDADMVGLLSREDYAGGKMEVGTEEEEERKKGQAVLILAKNRNGPTDDVPLRFIDYAMRFVERFPEENEAESP